Proteins from a genomic interval of Aspergillus flavus chromosome 7, complete sequence:
- a CDS encoding nickel transport protein: MRESSPPSFSEAMSDSQSVDTKSKWTPKSLIRHAERSHSRIPGVRKIPFPALAIILFIAFINVAVWIAVAVVLRYYPSLVSNAVLAYTLGLRHAFDADHISAIDLMTRRLLATGQKPVTVGTFFSLGHSTIVIVTSIVVAATAAAVSSRFDSFSTVGGIIGTSVSAAFLILLGLMNFYILYKLYKQMQKVLDLSEGQEDEAWKIEGGGVLFNVLKRMFKLIDRPWKMYPLGVLFGLGFDTSSEIALLGISSVEAARGTDFWVILIFPILFTAGMCLLDTTDGALMLSLYVQPAANFLPPKEDSSTAETPLIGEDHEIQPSQNHRDPIAFLYYSIVLTCLTVVVAIVIGVIQLLTLVLNVAEPTGKFWDGVQTAGDYYDAIGGGICGLFIIIGGLSVVVYKPWRRWVARRHGKTIVTDEEGNRDNVAAPRTETPILGEERGGASGPSYGAVSKKPASQVAVEPVDGPA, translated from the exons ATGAGGGAATCATCCCCTCCTAGCTTCTCGGAGGCCATGTCAGACTCCCAGAGTGTCGATACCAAGAGCAAATGGACGCCGAAATCACTCATTCGACATGCTGAGCGCTCCCATAGTCGCATACCGGGAGTTCGCAAGATCCCTTTTCCTGCTCTTGCTATCATATTATTCATTGCATTTATCAATGTAGCGGTATGGATTGCGGTTGCTGTTGTTCTG CGTTACTATCC GTCTCTGGTCTCCAATGCCGTCCTCGCGTATACCTTAGGGTTGAGGCATGCCTTTGATGCTGATCATATCTCA GCTATCGATTTGATGACGCGTAGGCTGCTGGCCACGGGCCAGAAGCCCGTAACCGTGGGAACATTCTTCTCCCTTGGTCACTCAAC CATTGTCATCGTCACATCTATCGTTGTGGCTGCCACTGCAGCCGCCGTGTCATCCCGCTTTGACAGCTTCAGTACTGTCGGCGGTATCATTGGCACATCTGTCAGTGCCGCTTTTCTCATCTTGTTAGGTCTCATGAACTTCTACATCCTGTATAAGCTGTACAAGCAGATGCAGAAAGTTTTAGACCTCTCAGAGggccaagaagatgaagccTGGAAGATTGAAGGAGGCGGAGTCCTGTTCAATGTACTCAAACGGATGTTCAAATTGATTGACCG TCCTTGGAAGATGTACCCGCTTGGTGTTCTCTTTGGTCTTGGATTTGATACATCTTCGGAGATAGCGCTACTTGGGATATCCTCTGTTGAAGCTGCGCGAGGCACAGACTTCTGGGTTATTCTGATCTTCCCGATCCTCTTCACAG CTGGAATGTGCCTCCTCGACACCACCGATGGAGCCCTCATGCTCTCGCTATATGTTCAGCCCGCTGCTAATTTCCTCCCACCAAAAGAAGATAGCTCTACCGCCGAGACGCCACTTATCGGCGAGGATCACGAAATTCAGCCCTCCCAGAACCACCGCGACCCTATCGCGTTCCTGTACTACTCTATCGTGCTGACCTGCTTGACTGTCGTCGTCGCTATCGTGATCGGTGTCATTCAGCTTCTCACCCTGGTGCTCAACGTCGCCGAGCCCACTGGTAAATTCTGGGATGGCGTGCAAACAGCCGGAGACTACTACGATGCTATTGGCGGTGGTATCTGCGGATTGTTTATCATCATCGGTGGTCTAAGTGTTGTCGTATATAAGCCATGGAGGAGATGGGTTGCCAGAAGACACGGAAAGACCATTGTGACAGACGAGGAGGGAAACCGGGACAATGTCGCGGCACCAAGAACCGAGACTCCTATCCTGGGAGAAGAACGGGGTGGTGCGTCCGGTCCTAGCTACGGTGCTGTCAGTAAGAAGCCTGCGTCTCAGGTTGCGGTGGAGCCGGTGGATGGACCTGCTTGA